From the Spodoptera frugiperda isolate SF20-4 chromosome 16, AGI-APGP_CSIRO_Sfru_2.0, whole genome shotgun sequence genome, one window contains:
- the LOC118280567 gene encoding CLIP domain-containing serine protease C9 isoform X10: MGVSIDRTFVFLSFLRLVLCDLNLEEDEPCVTDGHNGTCVGIFRCPSASLSYLYANAGYVKSPDKIYDYPDLPDICSFKNEEPVVCCTECAMSKAEPYRHTSIGPLGIPKNNKGPLAWSKCLDYFKMLPYPCRGIGNFQLRKIWKEKKKCHEFMLGISLVTGGRNAQRWEFPHMALLGYGDDENSAQWLCGGSVISERFILTAAHCIFTRDLGNVSYAALGLLKRTDPKELWNIHKIKRIIPHPEYNPPSKYHDIALLETETEINFGKNLLPACLDTGMNKKWSAEASGWGQLGHKKDLADTLQVVTLRKFEETECATLFPQHRHLKHGYDHEKQSCYGSHSKILDTCQGDSGGPLQTNQFKCQYTVVGVTSFGKDCGILGSAGMYTRVSYYVPWIEGIVWPEETEERMKKDNLWLDKWLNSTSQ, translated from the exons ATGGGTGTAAGCATTGATAGAACATTTGTGTTTTTAAGCTTTCTACGTTTAGTTTTGTGTGACCTAAATCTTGAAGAAG ATGAACCTTGTGTAACTGATGGTCATAACGGAACTTGtgtcggaatatttcggtgccCCTCCGCATCACTGAGTTATCTTTAT GCCAATGCGGGGTACGTGAAGTCACCTGATAAAATATATGACTACCCAGACCTGCCAGATATTTGTTCATTTAAGAACGAGGAACCTGTAGTCTGCTGTACTGAGTGTGCTATGTCCAAGGCAGAACC GTACCGCCATACTTCCATAGGACCTCTGGGAattcctaaaaataataaaggccCGCTTGCTTGGTCTA AATGTCTAGATTATTTCAAGATGCTGCCCTACCCGTGTCGGGGTATTGGGAATTTCCAACTGCGAAAAATatggaaagaaaagaaaaaatgtcaTGAATTCATGTTAGGCATATCTCTAGTTACTGGAGGCAGAAATGCACAAAGATGGGAATTTCCTCACATG GCTCTACTTGGGTACGGAGATGACGAGAATTCCGCGCAGTGGCTGTGTGGAGGATCTGTGATCAGCGAGAGATTCATCCTCACTGCTGCACACTGCATATTTACCAGAGATCT GGGCAACGTCTCGTATGCTGCACTTGGACTGCTAAAACGTACTGATCCGAAGGAATTATGGAACATACATAAAATCAAGAGAATCATTCCCCATCCCGAATACAATCCTCCTTCTAAATACCATGATATTGCACTTTTGGAGACAGAAACCGA GATAAATTTTGGTAAAAATCTTCTGCCAGCATGTCTAGACACAGGTATGAATAAAAAATGGTCAGCTGAGGCTTCTGGTTGGGGCCAATTGGGTCATAAGAAGGATTTAGCCGATACATTACAAGTA GTGACACTCCGAAAGTTTGAAGAAACAGAATGTGCGACTCTCTTCCCACAGCACAGACATCTGAAGCATGGATACGATCACGAAAAACAATCGTGTTATGGAAGTCATAGTAAGATACTCGATACTTGCCAG GGTGACAGCGGCGGTCCCCTCCAGACGAATCAGTTCAAATGTCAGTACACAGTGGTCGGAGTGACGTCATTCGGCAAGGACTGCGGCATCCTCGGCTCGGCCGGCATGTACACCAGGGTCTCATACTACGTACCCTGGATCGAGGGCATCGTCTGGCCTGAGGAGACAGAAGAACGCATGAAAAAGGACAATCTTTGGCTTGACAAGTGGCTGAATTCTACATCTCAGTAG
- the LOC118280567 gene encoding mast cell protease 3 isoform X6, which translates to MGVSIDRTFVFLSFLRLVLCDLNLEEDEPCVTDGHNGTCVGIFRCPSASLSYLYANAGYVKSPDKIYDYPDLPDICSFKNEEPVVCCTECAMSKAEPYRHTSIGPLGIPKNNKGPLAWSKCLDYLKVLPYPCRGHGNFRVRKIWEEDRKCHAYQLELALAIGGREAERWEFPHMALLGYGDNEQSAQWLCGGTVISERFILTAAHCIFTRDLGNVSYAALGLLKRTDPKELWNIHKIKRIIPHPEYNPPSKYHDIALLETETEINFGKNLLPACLDTGMNKKWSAEASGWGQLGHKKDLADTLQVVTLRKFEETECATLFPQHRHLKHGYDHEKQSCYGSHSKILDTCQGDSGGPLQTNQFKCQYTVVGVTSFGKDCGILGSAGMYTRVSYYVPWIEGIVWPEETEERMKKDNLWLDKWLNSTSQ; encoded by the exons ATGGGTGTAAGCATTGATAGAACATTTGTGTTTTTAAGCTTTCTACGTTTAGTTTTGTGTGACCTAAATCTTGAAGAAG ATGAACCTTGTGTAACTGATGGTCATAACGGAACTTGtgtcggaatatttcggtgccCCTCCGCATCACTGAGTTATCTTTAT GCCAATGCGGGGTACGTGAAGTCACCTGATAAAATATATGACTACCCAGACCTGCCAGATATTTGTTCATTTAAGAACGAGGAACCTGTAGTCTGCTGTACTGAGTGTGCTATGTCCAAGGCAGAACC GTACCGCCATACTTCCATAGGACCTCTGGGAattcctaaaaataataaaggccCGCTTGCTTGGTCTA aaTGTCTGGATTATTTAAAGGTTCTACCCTATCCGTGTCGGGGTCATGGAAATTTCAGAGTGCGAAAAATCTGGGAGGAAGATAGAAAATGTCATGCGTACCAATTAGAGTTGGCATTAGCTATTGGAGGAAGAGAGGCAGAAAGATGGGAATTTCCTCATATG GCTTTGCTAGGGTACGGAGACAATGAGCAATCTGCGCAGTGGCTGTGTGGAGGAACTGTGATCAGCGAGAGATTTATCCTCACTGCTGCACACTGCATATTTACCAGAGATTT GGGCAACGTCTCGTATGCTGCACTTGGACTGCTAAAACGTACTGATCCGAAGGAATTATGGAACATACATAAAATCAAGAGAATCATTCCCCATCCCGAATACAATCCTCCTTCTAAATACCATGATATTGCACTTTTGGAGACAGAAACCGA GATAAATTTTGGTAAAAATCTTCTGCCAGCATGTCTAGACACAGGTATGAATAAAAAATGGTCAGCTGAGGCTTCTGGTTGGGGCCAATTGGGTCATAAGAAGGATTTAGCCGATACATTACAAGTA GTGACACTCCGAAAGTTTGAAGAAACAGAATGTGCGACTCTCTTCCCACAGCACAGACATCTGAAGCATGGATACGATCACGAAAAACAATCGTGTTATGGAAGTCATAGTAAGATACTCGATACTTGCCAG GGTGACAGCGGCGGTCCCCTCCAGACGAATCAGTTCAAATGTCAGTACACAGTGGTCGGAGTGACGTCATTCGGCAAGGACTGCGGCATCCTCGGCTCGGCCGGCATGTACACCAGGGTCTCATACTACGTACCCTGGATCGAGGGCATCGTCTGGCCTGAGGAGACAGAAGAACGCATGAAAAAGGACAATCTTTGGCTTGACAAGTGGCTGAATTCTACATCTCAGTAG
- the LOC118280567 gene encoding mast cell protease 3 isoform X3 codes for MGVSIDRTFVFLSFLRLVLCDLNLEEDEPCVTDGHNGTCVGIFRCPSASLSYLYANAGYVKSPDKIYDYPDLPDICSFKNEEPVVCCTECAMSKAEPYRHTSIGPLGIPKNNKGPLAWSKCLDYLKVLPYPCRGHGNFRVRKIWEEDRKCHAYQLELALAIGGREAERWEFPHMALLGYGDNEQSAQWLCGGTVISERFILTAAHCIFTRDLGNVSYAALGLLKRTDPKELWNIHKIKRIIPHPEYNPPSKYHDIALLETETEINFGKNLLPACLDTGMNKQVSADASGWGRLGHKKDLADTLQVVTLEEFKEAECATLFPQHRHLKHGYDHEKQSCYGSHSEIIDTCEGDSGGPLQTNQFKCQYTVVGVTSFGKDCGILGSAGMYTRVSYYVPWIEGIVWPEETEERMKKDNLWLDKWLNSTSQ; via the exons ATGGGTGTAAGCATTGATAGAACATTTGTGTTTTTAAGCTTTCTACGTTTAGTTTTGTGTGACCTAAATCTTGAAGAAG ATGAACCTTGTGTAACTGATGGTCATAACGGAACTTGtgtcggaatatttcggtgccCCTCCGCATCACTGAGTTATCTTTAT GCCAATGCGGGGTACGTGAAGTCACCTGATAAAATATATGACTACCCAGACCTGCCAGATATTTGTTCATTTAAGAACGAGGAACCTGTAGTCTGCTGTACTGAGTGTGCTATGTCCAAGGCAGAACC GTACCGCCATACTTCCATAGGACCTCTGGGAattcctaaaaataataaaggccCGCTTGCTTGGTCTA aaTGTCTGGATTATTTAAAGGTTCTACCCTATCCGTGTCGGGGTCATGGAAATTTCAGAGTGCGAAAAATCTGGGAGGAAGATAGAAAATGTCATGCGTACCAATTAGAGTTGGCATTAGCTATTGGAGGAAGAGAGGCAGAAAGATGGGAATTTCCTCATATG GCTTTGCTAGGGTACGGAGACAATGAGCAATCTGCGCAGTGGCTGTGTGGAGGAACTGTGATCAGCGAGAGATTTATCCTCACTGCTGCACACTGCATATTTACCAGAGATTT gGGCAACGTCTCGTATGCTGCACTTGGACTGCTAAAACGTACTGATCCGAAGGAATTATGGAACATACATAAAATCAAGAGAATCATTCCCCATCCCGAATACAATCCTCCTTCCAAATACCATGATATTGCACTTTTGGAGACAGAAACCGA GATAAATTTTGGTAAAAATCTTCTGCCAGCATGTCTGGATACAGGTATGAATAAACAAGTATCGGCTGATGCGTCTGGTTGGGGCCGTTTGGGTCATAAGAAGGATTTAGCTGACACATTACAAGTA GTGACTCTCGAGGAGTTTAAAGAAGCAGAATGTGCGACTCTCTTCCCACAGCACAGACATCTGAAGCATGGATACGATCACGAAAAACAATCGTGTTATGGAAGTCATAGCGAGATAATCGATACTTGTGAG GGTGACAGCGGCGGTCCCCTCCAGACGAATCAGTTCAAATGTCAGTACACAGTGGTCGGAGTGACGTCATTCGGCAAGGACTGCGGCATCCTCGGCTCGGCCGGCATGTACACCAGGGTCTCATACTACGTACCCTGGATCGAGGGCATCGTCTGGCCTGAGGAGACAGAAGAACGCATGAAAAAGGACAATCTTTGGCTTGACAAGTGGCTGAATTCTACATCTCAGTAG
- the LOC118280567 gene encoding mast cell protease 3 isoform X1: protein MGVSIDRTFVFLSFLRLVLCDLNLEEDEPCVTDGHNGTCVGIFRCPSASLSYLYANAGYVKSPDKIYDYPDLPDICSFKNEEPVVCCTECAMSKAEPYRHTSIGPLGIPKNNKGPLAWSKCLDYLKVLPYPCRGHGNFRVRKIWEEDRKCHAYQLELALAIGGREAERWEFPHMALLGYGDNEQSAQWLCGGTVISERFILTAAHCIFTRDLGNVSYAALGLLKRTDPKELWNIHKIKRIIPHPEYNPPSKYHDIALLETETEINFGKNLLPACLDTGMNKQVSADASGWGRLGHKKDLADTLQVVTLEEFKEAECATLFPQHRHLKHGYDHEKQSCYGSHSEIIDTCEGDSGGPLQTNQFKCQYTVVGVTSFGKDCGILGSAGMYTRVSYYVPWIESIVWPEETEERMKKENLWLDKWLNSTSQ from the exons ATGGGTGTAAGCATTGATAGAACATTTGTGTTTTTAAGCTTTCTACGTTTAGTTTTGTGTGACCTAAATCTTGAAGAAG ATGAACCTTGTGTAACTGATGGTCATAACGGAACTTGtgtcggaatatttcggtgccCCTCCGCATCACTGAGTTATCTTTAT GCCAATGCGGGGTACGTGAAGTCACCTGATAAAATATATGACTACCCAGACCTGCCAGATATTTGTTCATTTAAGAACGAGGAACCTGTAGTCTGCTGTACTGAGTGTGCTATGTCCAAGGCAGAACC GTACCGCCATACTTCCATAGGACCTCTGGGAattcctaaaaataataaaggccCGCTTGCTTGGTCTA aaTGTCTGGATTATTTAAAGGTTCTACCCTATCCGTGTCGGGGTCATGGAAATTTCAGAGTGCGAAAAATCTGGGAGGAAGATAGAAAATGTCATGCGTACCAATTAGAGTTGGCATTAGCTATTGGAGGAAGAGAGGCAGAAAGATGGGAATTTCCTCATATG GCTTTGCTAGGGTACGGAGACAATGAGCAATCTGCGCAGTGGCTGTGTGGAGGAACTGTGATCAGCGAGAGATTTATCCTCACTGCTGCACACTGCATATTTACCAGAGATTT gGGCAACGTCTCGTATGCTGCACTTGGACTGCTAAAACGTACTGATCCGAAGGAATTATGGAACATACATAAAATCAAGAGAATCATTCCCCATCCCGAATACAATCCTCCTTCCAAATACCATGATATTGCACTTTTGGAGACAGAAACCGA GATAAATTTTGGTAAAAATCTTCTGCCAGCATGTCTGGATACAGGTATGAATAAACAAGTATCGGCTGATGCGTCTGGTTGGGGCCGTTTGGGTCATAAGAAGGATTTAGCTGACACATTACAAGTA GTGACTCTCGAGGAGTTTAAAGAAGCAGAATGTGCGACTCTCTTCCCACAGCACAGACATCTGAAGCATGGATACGATCACGAAAAACAATCGTGTTATGGAAGTCATAGCGAGATAATCGATACTTGTGAG GGAGACAGCGGCGGTCCGCTCCAGACGAACCAGTTCAAATGTCAGTACACAGTGGTCGGAGTGACGTCATTCGGCAAGGACTGCGGCATCCTCGGCTCGGCTGGCATGTACACCAGGGTCTCATACTACGTACCCTGGATCGAGAGCATCGTCTGGCCTGAGGAGACAGAAGAACGCATGAAAAAGGAGAATCTTTGGCTTGACAAGTGGCTAAATTCTACATCTCAGTAG